A part of Myxococcus landrumus genomic DNA contains:
- the nagE gene encoding N-acetylglucosamine-specific PTS transporter subunit IIBC, with protein sequence MSNSFAGVQQLGRALMLPIAVLPIAGLLLRLGQPDLLNVAFVAAAGDAIFSHLGLLFAVGVAVGFAKENHGAAALAGAVGYFIVIEGTKVMVSAPADLVAGLDGAARDLALVNFKAKLASKISTPVGILSGVTAGLLYNRFKDMKLPDYLAFFGGRRFVPIITGFVCLGFALAFGIGWPVVEAALDGASRAVVSAGSLGLFLYGFFNRLLIVTGLHHIINNLAWFVIGDFNGATGDLKRFFAGDPSAGAMMAGFFPVMMFGLPAACLAMYHAAPKKNRAKVGGVLLSMALTAALTGVTEPVEFAFMFLAPPLYLLHAVLTGLSHVIMNLLNVKLGFGFSAGLFDYVLNYKLATQPLLLLPVGFAYAGVYYGVFRFVIARFNLKTLGREDETETAVESGVVAPGLPVPALARGEAYLRALGGFGNLKEVDACTTRLRLQVVDSDRVDESALKQLGARGVLRPAKGSVQVIIGPEADQLAGEVKRALQNAAAPVGSEHRVLARAMLEALGGPSNVRVVDSCTTRVRLSVADSHLVNDAKLQGLGTRGVVKPVNGSVQVILGPTAERVADELRSML encoded by the coding sequence GTGAGCAACTCGTTTGCTGGAGTGCAGCAGCTCGGGCGCGCGTTGATGCTGCCCATTGCCGTGCTACCCATCGCGGGCCTCTTGCTGCGATTGGGACAGCCGGACTTGTTGAACGTGGCGTTTGTCGCCGCGGCGGGAGACGCCATCTTCTCCCACCTCGGCTTGTTGTTCGCCGTGGGCGTGGCGGTGGGCTTCGCCAAGGAGAACCACGGCGCCGCGGCCCTCGCGGGCGCGGTGGGCTACTTCATCGTCATCGAAGGCACCAAGGTGATGGTCTCCGCTCCCGCCGACCTGGTGGCGGGGCTGGATGGCGCCGCCCGCGATTTGGCCCTGGTGAACTTCAAGGCCAAGCTGGCGTCGAAAATCAGCACCCCCGTGGGCATCCTCTCCGGTGTCACCGCGGGCCTGCTCTACAACCGCTTCAAGGACATGAAGCTGCCGGACTACCTGGCGTTCTTCGGCGGACGCCGGTTCGTCCCCATCATCACCGGCTTCGTGTGTCTGGGATTCGCCCTGGCGTTTGGTATTGGCTGGCCCGTCGTGGAGGCCGCGCTGGACGGCGCCTCCCGCGCGGTGGTGTCCGCCGGAAGCCTGGGCTTGTTCCTGTATGGCTTCTTCAACCGGCTGCTCATCGTCACGGGCCTGCACCACATCATCAACAATCTGGCCTGGTTCGTGATTGGCGACTTCAACGGCGCCACCGGAGACTTGAAGCGCTTCTTCGCCGGAGACCCGTCCGCGGGCGCGATGATGGCGGGCTTCTTCCCGGTGATGATGTTCGGTCTGCCGGCCGCGTGTCTGGCCATGTACCACGCGGCGCCCAAGAAGAACCGCGCCAAGGTGGGCGGCGTGCTCCTCTCCATGGCGCTCACCGCCGCGCTGACGGGTGTCACCGAGCCGGTAGAGTTCGCGTTCATGTTCCTGGCCCCGCCGCTCTACCTGCTCCACGCGGTCCTCACGGGCCTGTCGCACGTCATCATGAACCTGCTCAACGTGAAGCTGGGCTTCGGCTTCTCCGCGGGTCTGTTCGACTACGTGCTGAACTACAAGCTGGCCACGCAGCCGCTGCTGCTCCTGCCGGTGGGCTTCGCCTACGCGGGCGTCTACTACGGCGTGTTCCGCTTCGTCATCGCCCGCTTCAACCTCAAGACGCTGGGCCGCGAGGACGAGACGGAGACGGCGGTCGAGTCGGGCGTGGTGGCTCCGGGGCTCCCCGTGCCGGCGCTGGCCCGGGGCGAGGCGTACCTGCGAGCGCTCGGGGGCTTCGGCAACCTGAAGGAAGTGGATGCCTGCACCACGCGGCTGCGCCTCCAGGTGGTGGACAGCGACCGGGTGGATGAGTCCGCGCTCAAGCAGCTCGGCGCCCGAGGCGTGCTGCGCCCGGCGAAGGGCAGCGTGCAGGTCATCATCGGACCGGAGGCGGACCAGCTCGCCGGTGAAGTCAAACGGGCCCTCCAGAACGCCGCGGCCCCCGTGGGCTCCGAGCACCGCGTGCTGGCGCGCGCCATGCTGGAAGCGCTGGGCGGACCGAGCAACGTGCGCGTCGTGGACAGCTGCACCACCCGCGTGCGGCTGAGCGTCGCGGATTCCCACCTGGTGAATGACGCGAAGCTCCAGGGCCTGGGAACGCGGGGCGTGGTGAAGCCCGTCAATGGCAGTGTGCAGGTCATCCTGGGGCCCACCGCGGAGCGTGTCGCGGATGAGCTCCGCTCGATGCTCTAG
- a CDS encoding family 20 glycosylhydrolase — MKRLLTSLVVMSLFLTGCRNPTELAVEWVPVDNSVGSWKFFRSEFTLQNKGSRELGSSGWKLYFSFVRRILDEGEGDETGIQALAAQGIRISKASDAKSGDYWVLEPLPHFVPIKPGQKRTVSVLASDWAILKADAPAAFHVVFEGGPFQDDLSVAVPATVKLNAADPKQTTRFEGDVMPVQTPGLRYAENPSFQALDLKARLLPSPRNVVVGEGRVALRGSVAIGHAPGLTGEAAYLAAALGDVLAAPVTTREAGQDDGRDTIHLSINASLDVDGDGAKDAEGYTLKVDDSGVSVVGSDAAGVFYGIQTLRQLVPAEAYQASANPANRLTEVSLPEAHITDVPGFSYRGMSLDVSRHFQTKETVKKLLDVLSHYKVNALHLRLADDEGWRIEIPGIPELTTYGAKRGYDLKETSMLQMGMGSGNDLDTGDRVAFKARTATEANGGVAPRFQGFEQATLNFVGDGSGYYTVKDYEEILAYAAERHIDVIPEIDMPGHARAAVKSMEHRYRTLKDTDPVRAAEYRLVDPADTSKHTSVQMYTDNFVNPCLETTYAFLTKVAQELKARHDAVPGAKLVAIHAGGDELPSLSGNVWWQGSPLCKANPETRELSDTQLFNRFFQRWGGIITATGAAATGWDDIIHHGLTLPGFIPMPWSNVWGWGREDDAYKYANQGYRVILSHATNLYMDLAYNKDPDEPGYYWANFVDEKKTFEYRPFDVYVNGTHDRMGNAIDPSAWANKEKLTAEGRKNIIGMHGLLFAENLKSPQVMEYLAFPKILGVAERAWNPELPAPDQMPALWARFANSLGQAVLPRLSAYRPVDLRGELTESVGVNYRIPLPGAQRSGGKVHANVRYPGLAIEYSVNGGRSWSTYSKAFSASGRVLLRARASDGRTSREVELN; from the coding sequence ATGAAACGCCTTTTGACGAGTCTCGTGGTGATGTCGTTGTTCCTGACCGGCTGTCGCAACCCGACGGAGCTCGCCGTCGAGTGGGTGCCGGTGGACAACTCGGTGGGAAGCTGGAAGTTCTTCCGCTCGGAGTTCACGCTCCAGAACAAGGGCTCACGGGAGCTGGGCTCGAGCGGATGGAAGCTCTACTTCAGCTTCGTACGCCGCATCCTCGACGAAGGGGAGGGGGACGAGACCGGCATCCAGGCGCTCGCGGCACAGGGCATCCGCATCTCCAAGGCCAGTGATGCGAAGAGCGGCGACTACTGGGTGCTGGAGCCGCTCCCCCACTTCGTCCCCATCAAGCCGGGGCAGAAGCGCACGGTGTCGGTGCTGGCCTCCGACTGGGCCATCCTCAAGGCCGACGCGCCCGCCGCGTTCCACGTCGTCTTCGAGGGCGGCCCCTTCCAGGACGACCTCTCCGTCGCGGTGCCCGCCACCGTGAAGCTGAACGCGGCGGACCCGAAGCAGACCACGCGCTTCGAGGGCGACGTGATGCCCGTGCAGACGCCGGGCCTGCGCTATGCGGAGAACCCGTCCTTCCAGGCGTTGGACCTGAAGGCGCGGCTGCTGCCCTCGCCCCGCAACGTCGTGGTGGGAGAGGGCCGGGTGGCGCTCCGAGGCTCCGTGGCCATCGGCCACGCGCCGGGGCTGACGGGTGAAGCGGCCTATCTCGCCGCGGCGCTCGGAGACGTGCTCGCCGCGCCCGTCACCACGCGCGAGGCGGGGCAGGACGACGGCCGGGACACCATCCACCTGAGCATCAACGCCTCGCTCGACGTGGACGGTGACGGCGCGAAGGACGCGGAAGGGTACACGCTGAAGGTGGATGACAGCGGCGTATCGGTGGTGGGCTCCGACGCGGCGGGTGTTTTCTACGGCATCCAGACGCTGCGGCAGTTGGTGCCGGCGGAGGCGTACCAGGCCTCCGCGAATCCCGCGAACCGGCTGACGGAGGTGTCCCTGCCGGAGGCGCACATCACCGACGTGCCGGGCTTCTCCTACCGGGGCATGAGCCTGGATGTCTCGCGTCACTTCCAGACGAAGGAGACGGTGAAGAAGCTGCTGGACGTGCTGTCCCACTACAAGGTGAACGCGCTGCACCTGCGGCTCGCGGATGACGAGGGGTGGCGCATCGAGATTCCGGGCATCCCGGAGCTGACCACCTACGGCGCGAAGCGCGGCTATGACCTGAAGGAGACGTCCATGCTCCAGATGGGCATGGGCAGCGGCAACGACCTGGACACCGGCGACCGCGTGGCCTTCAAGGCGCGCACGGCCACCGAGGCCAACGGCGGCGTGGCGCCGCGCTTTCAAGGCTTCGAGCAGGCGACGCTCAACTTCGTGGGCGACGGCAGCGGCTACTACACGGTGAAGGACTACGAGGAGATTCTCGCGTACGCGGCCGAGCGTCACATCGACGTGATTCCCGAAATCGACATGCCGGGACATGCCCGCGCCGCGGTGAAGTCGATGGAGCATCGCTACCGCACGCTCAAGGACACGGACCCGGTGCGCGCGGCGGAGTACCGGCTGGTGGACCCGGCGGACACGTCGAAACACACCAGCGTGCAGATGTACACGGACAACTTCGTCAACCCGTGCCTCGAGACGACGTATGCGTTCCTGACCAAGGTGGCGCAGGAGCTGAAGGCCCGTCACGACGCGGTGCCGGGCGCGAAGCTGGTGGCCATCCACGCCGGTGGCGACGAGCTGCCGTCGCTGTCGGGCAACGTGTGGTGGCAGGGCTCGCCCCTGTGCAAGGCGAACCCGGAGACGCGGGAGCTGAGCGACACGCAGCTCTTCAACCGCTTCTTCCAGCGCTGGGGCGGCATCATCACCGCGACGGGCGCGGCGGCCACGGGCTGGGATGACATCATCCACCACGGCCTCACCCTGCCGGGCTTCATCCCCATGCCGTGGAGCAATGTGTGGGGTTGGGGCCGCGAGGATGACGCGTACAAGTACGCGAACCAGGGGTATCGCGTGATTCTGTCGCACGCGACGAACCTCTACATGGACCTGGCGTACAACAAGGACCCGGACGAGCCCGGCTACTACTGGGCCAACTTCGTCGACGAGAAGAAGACCTTCGAGTACCGGCCGTTCGACGTGTACGTCAACGGCACGCATGACCGGATGGGCAACGCCATCGACCCGAGCGCCTGGGCCAACAAGGAGAAGCTCACGGCGGAGGGCCGCAAGAACATCATCGGCATGCACGGGCTCCTCTTCGCGGAGAACCTCAAGTCGCCGCAGGTGATGGAGTACCTGGCGTTCCCGAAGATTCTCGGCGTGGCGGAGCGCGCCTGGAACCCGGAGCTGCCCGCGCCCGACCAGATGCCCGCGCTGTGGGCCCGCTTTGCCAACAGCCTGGGCCAGGCCGTGCTGCCCCGGCTGAGCGCCTACCGTCCGGTGGACCTGCGCGGCGAGCTGACCGAGAGCGTGGGCGTGAACTACCGCATCCCGCTGCCGGGTGCGCAGCGCTCGGGCGGGAAGGTGCACGCCAACGTGCGCTACCCGGGGCTCGCCATCGAGTACTCCGTGAATGGCGGACGCTCCTGGTCGACGTACTCGAAGGCCTTCAGCGCGTCGGGTCGCGTGCTCTTGCGCGCCCGCGCGAGCGATGGCCGTACCAGTCGTGAGGTCGAGCTGAACTGA
- a CDS encoding RNA polymerase sigma factor, translating to MATAKLGVEAPRVRDATGGNPAAVGALLAELMPRVRTRVRCLVHRDSEVDDVTQEALVAIFRGLRSYRGEGAFVSWADQVVRRVSFAASRRARIERRRRDEVCAQVLEPCEGAEQEDCLLRRKVELLLKRLPDEQRRALVLHHLQGMSVPELADALAVPFETVRSRLRLGRAHLRSLACIDQ from the coding sequence ATGGCGACTGCCAAGCTCGGTGTCGAAGCGCCGCGGGTTCGAGATGCGACGGGAGGAAATCCGGCTGCGGTGGGAGCGTTGCTGGCGGAGTTGATGCCACGGGTGAGGACGCGGGTGCGCTGTCTGGTGCACCGGGATTCGGAAGTGGATGACGTGACGCAGGAGGCGCTGGTCGCCATCTTCCGAGGGCTGCGCAGCTACCGGGGAGAAGGGGCCTTCGTATCCTGGGCGGACCAGGTGGTGCGGCGGGTGAGCTTCGCGGCGTCGCGTCGCGCGCGCATCGAACGGCGAAGGCGGGACGAAGTCTGTGCCCAGGTGTTGGAGCCCTGTGAGGGCGCGGAGCAGGAGGACTGTCTGCTGCGGCGGAAGGTGGAGCTGCTATTGAAGCGGCTCCCCGACGAGCAGCGCAGGGCGCTGGTGCTGCACCACCTGCAAGGGATGAGCGTCCCGGAGCTGGCGGATGCGCTGGCGGTGCCCTTCGAGACGGTGCGCAGCCGGCTGCGATTGGGGCGCGCGCACCTGCGCTCGCTGGCCTGTATCGACCAATAG
- a CDS encoding carbohydrate porin, with the protein MGSSRLWLLALAVMLSLPARAQSLSERLDFSMYGRVGVGWAPTSGEFIQGKTFNLTGRSVGGRLEEGDYLELTMKFHLLKPAADAGPDAPYAYAVLTPAMWADNGLFIGLTSNRFSSTLATELGEAYVAAGNIVVPGLRFWGGVRFYRGTNVYLADYWYFNNLSSQGVGVGYGPLELAVLLQTSASLSEYVVDVDGDGKPDRRRQRTVVVGQYVKNFEAKHSLHLLAEFHRLPETTLSSSNNTAVQPADQGAVLGAKFHMDMGNGSFNDTSVRFGSRIANGSLGGVPTWNTYGLAAPNGRFSGAYGVEVVNHMLYNINPLVSVNAYGTLHAGRGASGAEADRYVEYAVGAQSTLYLHDQFHLVNEASFQGFRQGQQKYATVTKLSLVPTLVPTGKRDVWARPHLRLFYTLAIHNQAAVDRLISPYLQSVGDSRVGHYLGARVEWWL; encoded by the coding sequence GTGGGTTCCTCGCGCCTGTGGCTGCTGGCGCTCGCCGTGATGCTCTCGCTCCCCGCGCGGGCTCAATCCCTGTCGGAGCGGCTGGACTTCTCGATGTATGGCCGCGTCGGGGTGGGTTGGGCGCCCACGAGCGGTGAGTTCATCCAGGGAAAGACTTTCAACCTCACGGGGCGCTCCGTGGGTGGCCGCCTGGAGGAGGGCGACTACCTGGAGCTCACCATGAAGTTCCACCTGCTCAAGCCCGCCGCGGACGCGGGCCCGGACGCGCCCTATGCGTACGCGGTGCTGACGCCGGCGATGTGGGCCGACAACGGCCTCTTCATCGGTCTGACGAGCAACCGCTTCAGCTCGACGCTGGCCACGGAGCTGGGTGAGGCGTACGTCGCGGCGGGCAACATCGTCGTCCCCGGACTGCGCTTCTGGGGCGGCGTGCGCTTCTACCGTGGCACCAACGTGTACCTGGCGGACTACTGGTACTTCAACAACCTGTCCTCGCAGGGCGTGGGCGTGGGGTACGGCCCGCTGGAGCTGGCGGTGCTGCTCCAGACATCCGCCAGCCTGTCCGAGTACGTGGTGGACGTGGACGGTGACGGCAAGCCGGACCGCCGCCGCCAGCGCACCGTGGTGGTGGGCCAGTACGTGAAGAACTTCGAGGCCAAGCACTCGCTGCACCTCCTGGCGGAGTTCCACCGGCTGCCCGAGACGACGCTCTCGAGCTCCAACAACACCGCCGTCCAGCCCGCGGACCAGGGCGCCGTCCTGGGCGCGAAGTTCCACATGGACATGGGCAACGGCAGCTTCAACGACACCTCCGTGCGCTTCGGCAGCCGCATCGCCAACGGCAGCCTGGGCGGCGTGCCCACCTGGAACACGTACGGCCTGGCCGCGCCCAACGGCCGCTTCTCCGGCGCGTACGGCGTGGAGGTGGTGAACCACATGCTCTACAACATCAACCCGCTGGTGAGCGTGAACGCCTACGGCACCCTGCACGCGGGCCGGGGCGCCAGCGGCGCGGAGGCCGACCGGTACGTCGAGTACGCGGTGGGCGCGCAGAGCACGCTGTATCTCCACGACCAGTTCCACCTGGTCAACGAGGCCAGCTTCCAGGGCTTCCGCCAGGGTCAGCAGAAGTACGCGACGGTGACGAAGCTGTCGCTGGTGCCCACGCTGGTCCCCACCGGCAAGCGCGACGTCTGGGCGCGTCCCCACCTGCGCCTGTTCTACACGCTGGCCATCCACAACCAGGCCGCGGTCGACCGCCTCATCTCGCCCTACCTCCAGTCCGTGGGCGACTCGCGCGTGGGCCACTACCTGGGCGCTCGCGTCGAGTGGTGGCTCTAG